Part of the Antechinus flavipes isolate AdamAnt ecotype Samford, QLD, Australia chromosome 2, AdamAnt_v2, whole genome shotgun sequence genome is shown below.
GGCTTAGAAAGGTGACAGCCtcgggaagaaaggagaggagggagagaggctggAAGGAGGACGCGTTAAGAGGTGTTGGAACAGTCCGGGCGGGGAAGAGAAGAACCGAGGCGATTGTGAATGGAGAGCAGGGGATGGGTGGGAAAGAgccgggagggggagggaagaatgggACAAATCTTAGAGCTGTTTGAATTGGCTGCGTCCGCGGCGGAATTGGGCATATGGGCACCCTTGCGCTCTGCATCTGTGTCCCCGGCCGCGTTTTCTGTTGCGTGTGTTTGTGCCCGGTTCCGGACTCCGGGAACAAGTGTGCATTTATTAAACCTCTACAATGAGATCACAAAGCAAAGCTGCCAAGATTGGGCTGGGGGAGaatgggatggggagggaggaagcgTTGTTCCCTCAAGAGGCTGGGCACCAAAGCGCGAATCCCAGGTATTTATTATTCTCCAGGAAGGTGAGGAGAGCAGCTGCTGCTTCTCGCGGAGGGGTCTTGCGTGCCTCCGTGCATTCGTGTGTGGGTCCCTCTAAAGAGTGCACACCGATCTGTTCAACATATGTCACCATAAATCACGGGacctctgcccccctccccccgccccccagccctaggaggagaggagagagcagAGTGTGTGAGCGGCGCTGAGAAGAGGCGAAGTTGCAACAGGTGTCTCCATGCGCCCTGCACCTTTTCAAGCATTCACCGGCTCCTTAGTCCCCCAGCCGTGGAGACTTTTTTTCCCAGGGGCTGAGCCAGGCTGTCTGGAgtaaagaaggagggggaggaagtgcgaggggggaggggaagttgGAAATAAAGGGGCTTCAATCGCTCCCCCCTCTCCCACAGGCGTTCAGGCTTTGTGTGGATGCTCCTTCCCCGGCCGCTCCCTATGCGCCTCGGGGGTGGCATATGGTGCCCTCTCACCTACCCAAGAGAAAAGCACACAGGCAAAGATTGGAGCGCACGAGGCCCCTCGGGTGGGGGCGACCTCTCGAAAACGAGCAGGGCAAGGGGGATGATGGGTGACGCTGTCCTTATCTCTCCTTACAACCACCCCCCCTGCACCCCCCCTGTAACTGGCACGCCAGCCGTTGGGTAAGCAGCGGCCGGGTCAGCCGGCTCCGGGCTGAGGAACCTCCCCAGCTCCTGGCAGATGAAATATGGGGCTCCTGAGCCCCTGGTGACCATATGCTTTcaataaaataagacaaatagGGCTGAGATAGGACTTGAAGTCAACCTGTTATAAATGAGCCGTCAATTGGGGCAAAGTAAACGGCCGCCGGGCCCCCAGTGGGGAGGGCGACCGATGCCAGGTCTGTGTGGGAGCTCCTGGGACAGGTGTGGCGAGAAGCTCCAGGCCAGGTCTCCCCTGGGGAGGGTTATCACAGCAAAGGTAATAGTGTGCTAAGTGTGAGTAAACAGTCATTGTGAGAAGCACCGAGAGTTTATCAGAGACGGACAAGTctggggcgggggtgggggggtgacTTAACAATAAAGTTGCTCGCCTTGGGAGCAGGTGACGGCTGGTTGCACGGGCTGCCGTGCGCGATGTTTTCCAAAGCCCTCCACTTTACAATCTCttccaattatttattaaacgaaatctatttattattattttagcaaaCACTGGGGGCAGGTGGGGCTTTCTTCTAGTCTTCTCCTTTTGTCTGAAGGGCTGTTTGAAGTGGCCAGACTCGGCTGGGGAAGCTCGCTAGCCAGATTTTGGTCCGGCGGCCCTCTTTTAGTGCGGAGGCCAAGACGAGAGAAAAGGAGAATCCAGCTCCTTTGCCAGCTCCCTCGCTATTCAGCTCGCCCTGgccccctgcccctccccctcgAAGCGACTCTCAAAGCGCCCCATCGGCTGAAAAGATCCCCCCAGTACACAAGAGGACGGCAGGCCCCTTCTGCCGCTTCCTTTCCCATACAATCGGTCCCTAGTCTCCAGGTGCCCCAGCTTCGCCCGGGGTCTCCTTTGCGCCTCTGGAGCCCCCAGGTGCGCAAAGGGGCCCGGGTATCGGAGGGCTGTGGGTCCCCGGAGCCCTCCTGATTCGGCAGGCCAGCTGCAGGCGTGAGGGCCCAGCCAGCCCAGCCAAGGCAGGAGCTGTTTCAGCACCAACGCTTGCGCACAGGACTTCTCTGGCACCGCCTGCGTCTCCACCCGGGCTCTCGGGCTTTCTGGATTTGGAGAGGACGCAACTGCGCCCCctgaaggggggagagaggggattGGTCCCGATCCCTGAGCCCAAGGGGCTTCCAGACTTCCAGCACCACCCCCTGGATCGTGGGGGAAAACTCTGCAATATCTCACGCACTGGCAGTTTCCCCTCGTTCTGGCGCGTCCAGCTCAGAGCTCCTTTTTTGCGCACTGAGGAAACAGTCGCAACCATCGGCTTTAAGGGTTAGCACGGTCCTGGCGGCTTTGGGGAAGTCTGGGAAGGATTTCAGGGATGATTCCCAAGATCCTCTCCCAACGATTGAGATTTCCCCCCCAATCTCTGGGATCTACTTCCACTGAAAGAGATTCGCATGTCAGACAGCCTGGAGAGAGCTcacctctctccccctttctccactCCCTCCGCACTAACGATGCTCCAGGCGACAAGGAGCAGCCAAGAGAGGTTCATCTTCACTGTCCTTTCGCAGTCCCAAGGGGACAAAGGATAGTCCTGGCTGTAAGGGGCAGAGGGTCGACTTTGCCTCTTCTATCTCCTGGGACTCATGGGCTTCTGCGCTCTATCGTtcccactctctttctctctccttctccctcttggATCTAAATCAGCATTTCACATTTGGGATTCTCAGACTCAGAATCACAAATTGCTAGGACcgaaaagagattttaaagccCACTGCTCCTTGAGGGGACAAGCTTTCTGAGAAACTCAGCCACTTGCCTAAAAGCCTCTAACTAGCAGTGGCAAAGCCCAGCTATTTGGATGCCAAAGCCAGAGCTGTTTCCAGAACTGCATCCAGCCCTGGCACAATGCAGAATGAAGAAAATCCGCTTCTGGCTGAGTCTTCGGGAGCCaaggggatgggggtgggaggagagaaggagaatcTTTTCTTAACTGGCCTCCTTGGAAACTCCAGGACCTAATCtattttctcaggaaaggaggggTGACTATGGGGTCACCACTCTGACCTTTTTGTCAGAACACTGTGAGGTGCACACTGCTCTAAGGAATGATTCTGCCAGCAAATCTAGGAATGAGAGGGGGACTCATTTATGCCCAGGCTTGTTCTGGTGTGTTGTTAGGGGTAACAAAATGAGCCCATCAGGAGAAGATAATGCTTTATAGGACAGTGTGTTTGGAGTTGAAGTCCAGAATCCCTGAGTTTGTATCTAAGTTATATTATTTAGCCCTGCATGACCTGGATTATGTTATTTAACATTTCAGCCTCTCTTTCTTGATCTGTAGGTCCATTGAATCTGGTCTGGAACCTGGATTCAAAGTCCAAGAAGTACTTTTATGAGCTGGGAAAGAGCATAGACTTGTCTTCCTATGATACTCCAGGAAGGAGACCCCAGTTATCTAAGGCAGAGTCAGGGCAATTTAGAAGAGTGAAAAGAGTGGAGagggaagataggaagaaagatcTTCCTGATAGCTTCACTTCTAAACCCTTGGAACAGCTAAGAGAAAGAAGCTGTGTAATCCCTTGCTCCTAGATCCTAAATCCAAGAGAAATGCCCATGGGCATTCCTGGTGGCAGGAAGCTGATATCTAGACCTGCACAGAAATAACAGAAAGGATAAGAGGAGAGAGCTTTCTTCCTCGGGATGGGAAGAAGGCAAAGAACTCAGAGACTCAAAAGGTAGCATAGTTAGACCCTGGAAGAGTTTTTGAGCTCATTTGGTCCAATCCTCACTTTAGAGACATGGACATCTGGAAATGGTCTGAGCAAGGGAACACAAACCTGGGATTGGAACCCTGTTTTCTGACTCAGAATTTGGGGATCTTCTTATTAGTCTTTCACACCATTCTGAATGCTGAggccctttcctttccctcctcacacTCCCCTCccagttttctctcattttagaatggaaaagggagattcagagagattgTGACATATAGTATCTCCGTTCTTGCCATCCCAGGAAAGACAAAAGGGGCTTCTCTGAAGGGCATCTGGCCCGGCCTGTTGTGAGGTAGTCCTCCAGCACTTCTGCCCTTGTGTTTTGTTCCCCACAGGTCAGAGCCTTGGGAAACACTCTTGATCCAGATCTCAGGATGGCCCGAGAAAGGGGAGGATACCACTTTATggcttccctcctttctctgtctccctgttcatctctgtctctcacccTTGCTTCCTTTCTCTCCGCACACTCCGGCTCCCCAGGAAGTTAAAAGGGACCCAGCGGAGTCTGAGAGTAAAGAGAGCGACGGGGCagggcagagggaagagaaagaaatcgTAAGAGGGGGCTGAGGAGTGGGGCAAGCGGGGAGGGAGCGAGACGAAGTTCTGGTCCTCCGAGTGAGGGAGGGTCTTTGATGAACCCAAAGTTACTGGAACGCAGCGGGTGGAGAGCAGTGAACTCCCGGGCAGACTGAATGAttccccccaccccgcccccaggCCCTTTGTCCCCATCCAGCTGTGCCCcgcgggggaggggggaaagggagggagggttCGCGTGGCTGGGCCCCGAGGGCCGCCAGCGCTGATTGGCTACTTGGGCAACCAGCAGTGGGGCAGGCACGCTCCGGGCCCGGGCCGATAAGATAAAGCGTTCCGAGGGGGGCACACGTCTGGTGGCTCCGGAAATCCCCCGCTGTCCCTGGGCGGCAAGCAAATATAAGGAAGGGCCCTCGCCCCTGCTGGACTAGTCGTGTGCTGGACTTTCAACCTGCAGTGTTTCTTCCTCtgctctccctctttttcctcctcctcctcctctcctcagTGCTCACCCGACCTCGCGCAGAGAGGCCCCCGGAGGTCAGAGCCCGCACTTTCTCCAGGGGCAGGCAAGAAGACGGGAAGGGGGCCCTCGGCTCCGCCCCGCTTGTGCTCTGCCTCTTCCCCTTCGAGCTAGGTAAAACTTTCTCTGGGGGCACCCTGAGGTCACTGGGTGAGGGGCGGTGGGGTGTCCTTTTACACAAAGCAAGCTCCCGGGCATTGGGATCCCTCCCCACTCCCAGGGGGACTGAGCCCGGGGAAGCTCGCGGCGGTCGGGACTCCTCCCCACTCCCAGGGGGACTGAGCCCGGGGAAGCTCGTGGGGGTCGGGACACCTCCCCATTCCCAGGGGGACTGAGCCCGGGGGCTCCCAGATGGGGCAGGGACGGGCGTCCCGTTGAGACTGCACTTTCTGCCCTTTAGAGGATGTCCCCCAAGCCCGCCTACGTGGTGACCAGCGAGTCGTCTTTCCCGAGAGCTTCAGACACCGCCGCCGCCACCGGGGTGTGCGCCTCCTGCGCCCTGTCCCCGCCAGGCAGCCCCAGTCCGGCGCCGCCGCGGACCTGCGCCGACAGCGAGCCCCGAGCTCCCAAGAAAGGCAGGGCGCGGCGCGGGGGTCGCAGCCGGCCCAAGAGCGACGCGGCGCTAAGCAGACAGCGACGCAGCAGGCGCATGAAAGCCAACGACCGCGAGCGCAACCGAATGCACAATCTCAACTCGGCGCTGGACGCGCTGCGCGGCGTGCTGCCCACTTTCCCGGACGACGCCAAGCTCACCAAGATTGAGACGCTGCGCTTTGCGCACAACTACATCTGGGCGCTGACCGAGACGCTTCGCATGGGGGAGCACGGCCTTCGGGGGCTA
Proteins encoded:
- the NEUROG3 gene encoding neurogenin-3; protein product: MSPKPAYVVTSESSFPRASDTAAATGVCASCALSPPGSPSPAPPRTCADSEPRAPKKGRARRGGRSRPKSDAALSRQRRSRRMKANDRERNRMHNLNSALDALRGVLPTFPDDAKLTKIETLRFAHNYIWALTETLRMGEHGLRGLGLGLELGLTPPPLPAGELSSPGSASSSSSGEWGSLYSPASQAGSLSPTTSLEEPPPLPSAASPVCLGPEGLSFPDFV